The following DNA comes from Erigeron canadensis isolate Cc75 chromosome 3, C_canadensis_v1, whole genome shotgun sequence.
AGCCTTTTCGTATGCGTTTGTGTAATGGGTGGCGTGGTTAGCCATTTCGGGAGATCGATGGTGACATCGATAATCGGTAGAATTAATTTCGACAACCTTGCAATTTAACCCTTCAGCTGTGAAATTAATGAACGTGCGACATGGGCAAATCGTGAGAGAGGGTGAAAACCCCCAACCAAAAGTTGGCGTGAAAGCCAAAAGGTGAAGACCTTGTTCCACGTTGCTGTGTATGATGCTGAATATCCTTTGAGATCCTACAAATTGAAATCCTTAGAAATTGACGTTAGCCATTTGGCTAACGCCACTCCGACGCTCGAGTCAGtatcatcattttgaagaataaacaaataaataaataaatgaataaataaaaaaggatttaGAAATCATACCTGATTTTGTCAATGAGACAAAATTAATTAGACATGATATAATTTAAGGTGGATGGCGTTCCAAGCTCTTGGAACTAATTTACCTTCTAGATCTTGTAACCAATAAGATCCTTTACCAGCTTCTGCCTCGCTCAAATAAGGTCTTTCCCATTTCGGGTTCAATTTCCAATCAGGCTTGATCAAAGCTTTCTTTAACACCAAATCCCCAACTTGAAATCGTCTTAATCTTAAATTCTTATTATAAGACTTGGCGATTCTTTGTTGATAAGCTGTTATTCTTATTCTGGTTCTTTCTCGTAATTCATCTAAAGCTTCCAAGCTTTCAAACATTAACTCTTTGTTTTTCTCATTAGTCAATAGACTTATCCCAGTAGTTGGTAAGTCCATTTCAGTGGGCAATACTGCTTCTGCTCCAAAAACAAGCGAAAATGGGGTTTGCCCAGTTGCATTTTTAGAGGTTGTGCGATCAACCCATAAGACAAATGGTAACTCTTCAGCCCATTTTCCTTTGGCCTGTCCCAGTCTTTTCTTTAGATTGttcataataatcttattacttGACTCCGCTTGACCATTGGCTTGAGGATGAACAGGGGTAGAAGTGATCATCTTGATTCCCCATCTTTCACATAAATTTGTGGTTTTCTTTCCAATAAATTGTGAACCATTGTCACAAATTATCTCTGCTGGAACCCCAAATCTGGTcaatatatttcttttgatgaAGGATATAACATGAGACTCCTGGATCTTGGAATATGCTTCAGCTTCAatccattttgaaaaataatttgtcATTGACAAAAAATATTTCTTCCCCGCTGAAGATTCTGTCATTGGTCCTACAATATCCATTCCCCACTTCATGAATGGCCATGGTGACAAAACTGGATACATAGGTTCAGCTAGTTGATGATGAATGTTGCTATGTCTTTGAGAAGCATCACAATTCCTAGCATAATCTTCAGCATCTTGTTTCATGGTTGGCCAATAATAACCAGTCCTTAAGATTTTCGAATGTAATGATCTTCCAGCTGTGTGGTTCCCACATTCTCCTTCGTGAATATCTTTAAGAACCTCTTTGATCTCGGTTTCCTCTAATCACCTAAGATATGGTCCTGCAAGAGACTTTCTATACAGGATACCATTTATCATAGAATAATGTAAAGTTTTCATTCGAAAAGCCTTTGGGTTTTCATCCTTAGGAATTGTCCCATTGCTTATATATTCCTTTATAGGTGTCATCCATGAAGTTTGATTGTTTTCAGATTCTCCAGTTTCACTATCTTGAATAGCTAAAGTTTTATGAGACTCTTTATCTATGGCAGGAtatagaacatgaactataggAATACTAGTTTCAGACGACATCTTAAATGTTGAACCTAGGTTTGCTAAGGCATCAGCTTCAACATTTTCTTCTCTAGGTACTTGTTCTATATCGAATAAGTCAAAATTTTCAGCTAATTTTTTAACTATATCTAGATATTGCATTAATTTTTCTCCTTTCGCAGCGTATGGtccattaaaatgatttgctAAAAGTAATGAATCTACATATAATTTAAGGTTcctaatattcatatatttagcCAATTGCATACCAGAAATTAAagcttcgtattctgcttcattATTAGTAGCTATGAAATGACAATTTACTGCTTGGGGTATGATATCCCCTGTGGCGAATTTAGTACGATACCTAATCCTATTCCTTTAACATTAGCAGCACCATCAGTATATAGGATCCATTTTTCAGTTGCTTCTTCTAGCATTTTAACTTCTAAGTCCACTTCTTGTTGTAAGTCAGTACTAAAATCAGCCACAAAATCAGCTAAAGCTTGAGATTTTATAGCATTTCTAGGTTCATATACTAAGTTAAAGGCACTTAATTTTATAGACCATTTAGCCATTCTTCCTGATACTTCAGGTTTTCTAAGCATACATTTTATAGGGTAATTTGTCCTAACATGTATAGCATGCATTTCAAAATAATGTCTAAGTTTAGTAGATGCGATGACTAATGCAAGTATGAGTTTTTCGAGATGAGAGTACCTGGTTTCAGCATCAATTAAACTTTTACTTACATAGTAGACGAGATTTTGTATGCCTTCAGATTCCTTTACAAGAACTGTGCTTACTACATTTGATGATACTGCCATGTAAAGATATAAAGGCTCACCATCTTCAGGCTTCATCAGCAGTGGAGGGGTTGATAAGTACTTTTTTAATTCCTGAAAGGCCTCTTCTTGCTTTTTACCCCATTCgaatttcttattctttttcagAATATCGTAAAATTCTTTGCATCTATCTGAGGATCTTGAAATGAATCTGTTGAGAGCTGCTAATCTGCCAGTTAATCTTTGGATGTCTTTAGCATTCGACGGAGACTTCAAATTTAATATTGCTTTAATTTGCTCCAGGCTAGCTTCAATTCCTCTTTTGGTGACCATATATCCTAAGAATTTTCCAGCTCCGACTCCAAAATTACACTTGGCGGGATTTAACTTCATATTGTACTTGTCAAGGATGTTGAAGGCTACTTCAAGATCCTTTAAGTGATCTTCAGCTCTCTTGTACTTTACCACCATATCGTCTATATAAACTTCCATGGTATCCCCCAGTTGATCTTTGAACATCATGTTCACGAGCCTTTGATATTTGCACCTGCATTTTTAAGACCAAAACGCATtgcaatataacaataaatacaTGTCGGTGTCATGAAGGCTGTGGCTTCCTGATCTTCAGGTTCCATTTGTATCTGTTGAAATCCTGAGGAGGCATCCATGAATGTTAACATCTCATGTCCCGAAGTTGCATCGACCATTGCATCAATATGTGGTAGTGGAAATGGATCTTTTGGACAAGCTTTGTTTAGATCAGTAAAATCTACACAAATTCtccattttccatttttcttttgtacgaCCACCACGTTTGCCAGCCACTCTGGGAATTTAACTTCTCTGATCATTTTAGCCTTTAATAATCTTTCAACATCTTCCTGGATTATAGCATTTCTTTCAGGAgcaaattttcttattttttgctGAATAGGCTTGAAGCTTTTGTCCATTCCCAGCTTGTGTGTGATGACATCTCTTGATATTCCAGTCATATCTTCTTGTTTCCAAGCGAAAGTCTTCATTCTAGCTTTGAGGAAATCAATAAATTTGACTTCCATATCTTTTGATATCTTTTTCCATATTAAAACTTTAATGTTAGGATCTTCAGAAACCAAGATAACTTCCTTTATATCTTGCTGTTCTGGTTCGTCTACATCGAAGACCCTTTTCTGTAATTACTATTGTGAAATTGGCTTTGCAGCTGACTTCATGCTGGATGTGTAGCATTCTCTTGCTTCTTGCTGATCTCCCTTGACAGTAACTACTCCCCAAGGTATTGGAAGTTTAACACATTGATGATATGTTGAAGGTACTGCCTTCATTTCGTGTATCCAGGGTCTTCCCAAGATTATGTTGCATCCTGGGAGAGAATCTATGACACAGAATTTCTGCATCGAATTCATCCCTCCAACATAAACTGATAATTTTATTTCACCCACTGTATATTTAGTTTCCCCACTGAATCCAATCAATGGAGAAGCCTTTCCATTGATATCTTCTTCCGAGATATCCATTCTTCGTAATGTCTCCAGCTTGATGATATTCACTGAGCTCCcattatctatcaaaatcctgCGAACATAATGGTTAGCGATAAACAAAGTAATTACCAGCCCATCATAGGTTCCATGATATCATCAAAGTCTTCTTCAAAGGAGATAATGTCTGAGTCCGAAATTGATGCTTTCTTCACACTTCTTTCTCCTTTATCTGCTTTGCTTTGCTTTGCAAGTCTTTTTGCTGCTGAATATGTTGTCCCGCACACTTCCGATCCCCCAGAGATGGTGTTAATTACTTTTGCATTCGCTGGTGGGGAATCTGCATTTTGTGTTGATTTTGGTTTGGAAAAGTCCAAGCCTTCAACATCTTTGGCCTTCTTCCTTCCAAGGAGTTCTGTCAAATATCCTTTTGCTAATAAAGTGGATATTTCTCTTCTTAACATCTTGCAATCTTCGATGATATGGCCAAAGTCTTCATGATAAGCACACCACTGGCTAGGATCTTTCTTCTTGAAGTATCCGTCATTTTTCTTCTGAGGCCATCTCACCTTGTCTCCAAGATCTCTAAGCGCCATTATAATGCCAGGAGTTCCTACAGAGAAACAGTATGATGCCAAAGTTGGATATTCGACCCCGTCATCTTCTTCAACGACATTGACTTGATCATCTACATGTCTTGAGTAAGGTTTGTGTCTTGGTTTAAACACCGGGGTTTCTGCCTTCCGATTTGGACG
Coding sequences within:
- the LOC122591496 gene encoding uncharacterized protein LOC122591496, with protein sequence MLTAIQALQRGLHKGSKFQEDLIMTPCRNLDEVKARATRFIRLEENELTTSKLDALSYDRPNRKAETPVFKPRHKPYSRHVDDQVNVVEEDDGVEYPTLASYCFSVGTPGIIMALRDLGDKVRWPQKKNDGYFKKKDPSQWCAYHEDFGHIIEDCKMLRREISTLLAKGYLTELLGRKKAKDVEGLDFSKPKSTQNADSPPANAKVINTISGGSEVCGTTYSAAKRLAKQSKADKGERSVKKASISDSDIISFEEDFDDIMEPMMGWILIDNGSSVNIIKLETLRRMDISEEDINGKASPLIGFSGETKYTVGEIKLSVYVGGMNSMQKFCVIDSLPGCNIILGRPWIHEMKAVPSTYHQCVKLPIPWGVVTVKGDQQEARECYTSSMKSAAKPISQ